From Streptomyces sp. NBC_00370, a single genomic window includes:
- a CDS encoding DUF202 domain-containing protein produces the protein MADVPAGGREGADPGLQPERTRLAWRRTTLSYTVAAVLAVRQVLHQGGTAAGIAATALSALGWVGFLAVAHRRVLALSTARPRPIRLRAAVTATVCTVALAAFGVTALF, from the coding sequence ATGGCGGACGTGCCCGCCGGGGGCCGGGAGGGCGCGGACCCCGGGCTCCAGCCGGAACGCACCCGGCTGGCCTGGCGGCGCACGACGCTCTCGTACACCGTGGCCGCCGTACTCGCCGTCCGGCAGGTGCTCCACCAGGGCGGTACGGCGGCCGGTATCGCGGCGACCGCGCTGAGCGCGCTCGGCTGGGTGGGTTTCCTGGCGGTGGCCCACCGCCGGGTCCTCGCGCTCAGCACGGCCCGGCCGAGGCCGATCCGGCTGCGCGCCGCCGTCACGGCCACGGTCTGCACGGTGGCGCTGGCGGCGTTCGGTGTGACGGCGCTGTTCTGA
- a CDS encoding YidH family protein has translation MGDEGETPDYRFSLANERTFLAWIRTALALVGGGFAVDQFLPRLGGGVRAGLAVALLAVGALSALRAVNHWVRCERAMRRGDDLPVTRFPTLLSLAVGVVAVAMLIVVLLGRAG, from the coding sequence ATGGGCGACGAGGGCGAGACCCCCGACTACCGCTTCTCGCTGGCCAACGAGCGCACGTTCCTGGCGTGGATCCGTACCGCGCTCGCCCTGGTCGGCGGCGGCTTCGCGGTCGACCAGTTCCTGCCGCGTCTGGGCGGCGGCGTGCGGGCCGGGCTGGCCGTCGCACTGCTCGCTGTCGGCGCGCTGTCCGCGCTGCGGGCCGTCAACCACTGGGTACGTTGCGAGCGCGCGATGCGGCGCGGCGACGATCTGCCGGTGACCCGCTTCCCGACGCTGCTGAGCCTGGCGGTCGGGGTGGTCGCCGTGGCGATGCTGATCGTCGTACTGCTGGGCCGGGCCGGCTGA
- a CDS encoding NUDIX hydrolase produces the protein MTPEEEILDVVDEHDHVVGQAPRGEVYAKGLRHRAVFIQARDAEGRIFVHRRTPVKLIFPSLYDMFVGGVVGAGESYDDAALREAEEELGVSGLPTPVPLFKFLYESAPHGSAQGGQSWWSSVYEVRCELPVNPQTEEVAWHDFLTDGELERRLGEWEWVPDGLAAYEQLRARRA, from the coding sequence ATGACCCCGGAAGAGGAAATCCTGGACGTCGTCGACGAGCACGACCACGTCGTCGGGCAGGCCCCGCGCGGCGAGGTCTATGCGAAGGGGCTGCGCCACCGCGCCGTCTTCATCCAGGCCAGGGACGCGGAGGGCCGGATCTTCGTGCACCGCAGAACGCCGGTCAAGCTGATCTTCCCCTCGCTGTACGACATGTTCGTCGGCGGTGTCGTCGGGGCGGGCGAGAGCTACGACGACGCGGCGCTGCGCGAGGCCGAGGAGGAGCTGGGGGTGTCCGGACTGCCCACGCCCGTACCGCTGTTCAAGTTCCTCTACGAGTCGGCCCCGCACGGGTCGGCGCAGGGCGGCCAGAGCTGGTGGTCGTCGGTCTACGAGGTCCGCTGCGAGCTGCCGGTGAACCCCCAGACCGAGGAGGTCGCCTGGCACGACTTCCTCACCGACGGCGAACTGGAGCGCAGGCTCGGCGAGTGGGAGTGGGTGCCGGACGGTCTCGCGGCGTACGAGCAGCTCAGAGCCCGCCGCGCGTAG
- a CDS encoding FAD-binding dehydrogenase, translating into MAYDADVIVVGAGLAGLVATAELVDAGRSVIVVDQEPEQALGGQAHWSFGGLFFVDSPEQRRMRIKDSHELATQDWLGTAGFDRAEDHWPRKWAEAYVDFAAGEKRDWLHRQGMRFFPVVGWAERGGYEATGHGNSVPRFHITWGTGPGVVAPFERRVREGVAKGLVSFRFRHRVTGLGRTAGAVDTVTGEVLEPSDVARGVTSGRTATGAFELRAQAVIVTSGGIGGNHDLVRAQWPERLGTPPRTMLTGVPAHVDGLMIGVTEEAGAHHINRDRMWHYTEGIQNWDPIWPGHGIRILPGPSSLWLDARGKRLPVPLFPGFDTLGTLEHIMRSGYEYTWFVLDQRIIGKEFALSGSEQNPDLTGKSVRDVIGRARADVPGPVRAFMDKGVDFVVEDDLGALVRGMNALAGGEPLIDEAELRREITARDREIANPFTKDLQVTAIRGARKFIGDRLIRTAAPHRILDPAAGPLIAVRLNILTRKSLGGLETDLSSRVLTEGGEPLPGVYAAGEAAGFGGGGMHGYRSLEGTFLGGCIFSGRVAGRAAARAVG; encoded by the coding sequence ATGGCGTACGACGCCGATGTGATCGTGGTCGGGGCCGGCCTCGCGGGGCTCGTCGCCACCGCCGAACTGGTGGACGCGGGACGCTCCGTGATCGTCGTCGACCAGGAGCCCGAGCAGGCGCTCGGCGGGCAGGCCCACTGGTCCTTCGGCGGGCTGTTCTTCGTCGACTCGCCCGAGCAGCGCCGGATGCGGATCAAGGACAGCCATGAGCTGGCGACCCAGGACTGGCTCGGCACCGCGGGGTTCGACCGGGCCGAGGACCACTGGCCGCGCAAGTGGGCCGAGGCGTACGTCGACTTCGCGGCCGGCGAGAAGCGCGACTGGCTGCACCGGCAGGGAATGCGGTTCTTCCCCGTCGTCGGCTGGGCGGAGCGCGGCGGGTACGAAGCGACGGGGCACGGCAATTCGGTGCCGCGCTTCCACATCACCTGGGGCACGGGCCCTGGTGTCGTCGCCCCCTTCGAACGGCGGGTGCGGGAAGGGGTCGCCAAGGGCCTGGTGAGCTTCCGCTTCCGGCACCGGGTGACTGGCCTCGGCCGGACGGCCGGCGCCGTGGACACCGTCACGGGCGAGGTGCTGGAGCCGAGCGACGTCGCGCGCGGCGTCACGAGCGGCCGTACCGCGACCGGTGCCTTCGAGCTCCGGGCGCAGGCCGTGATCGTCACCTCCGGCGGCATCGGCGGCAACCACGACCTCGTACGCGCCCAGTGGCCCGAGCGTCTCGGCACCCCGCCGCGCACCATGCTGACCGGCGTGCCCGCGCATGTCGACGGGCTGATGATCGGTGTCACGGAGGAGGCGGGCGCCCACCACATCAACCGTGACCGGATGTGGCACTACACCGAGGGCATCCAGAACTGGGACCCGATCTGGCCGGGGCACGGCATCCGGATCCTGCCGGGACCCTCGTCGCTGTGGCTGGACGCGCGCGGCAAGCGGCTGCCGGTGCCGCTGTTCCCCGGCTTCGACACGCTGGGCACTCTGGAACACATCATGCGTTCCGGTTACGAGTACACCTGGTTCGTCCTCGACCAGCGGATCATCGGCAAGGAGTTCGCGCTCTCGGGCTCCGAGCAGAACCCGGACCTGACCGGCAAGTCGGTGCGGGACGTGATCGGCAGGGCGCGGGCCGATGTGCCGGGCCCGGTACGGGCGTTCATGGACAAGGGCGTCGACTTCGTGGTGGAGGACGACCTGGGCGCGCTGGTGCGCGGCATGAACGCGCTCGCGGGCGGCGAGCCGCTGATCGACGAGGCGGAGCTGCGCCGCGAAATCACCGCGCGGGACCGGGAGATCGCCAACCCGTTCACCAAGGACCTCCAGGTGACGGCCATCAGGGGCGCCAGGAAGTTCATCGGCGACCGGCTGATCCGTACGGCGGCGCCGCACCGGATCCTGGACCCGGCGGCCGGACCGCTGATCGCCGTACGGCTGAACATCCTGACGCGCAAGTCGCTGGGCGGACTTGAGACCGACCTGTCCTCGCGGGTGCTGACCGAGGGCGGCGAGCCGCTGCCGGGCGTGTACGCGGCGGGCGAGGCGGCGGGGTTCGGCGGCGGCGGGATGCACGGCTACCGCTCGCTGGAGGGCACGTTCCTGGGTGGCTGCATCTTCTCGGGGCGGGTGGCGGGCCGGGCGGCGGCGCGGGCGGTCGGCTGA
- a CDS encoding ASCH domain-containing protein yields the protein MEKPEPLPPYLLAFPGPTRDRLVAAVLSGEKVSTTGLLAEFEAEREELPPVGERSALIDSAGREIAVIELTEVRVLPLGDVDLRHALDEGEGHTSVAEWRAAHERFWHSDEMREALDDPEFTVNDTTLVVAERFRVVDLRGGLPN from the coding sequence ATGGAGAAACCCGAACCGCTCCCGCCATATTTGCTCGCGTTTCCCGGGCCGACACGCGACCGGCTGGTCGCCGCGGTCCTCAGCGGCGAGAAGGTTTCGACCACCGGACTGCTCGCCGAGTTCGAGGCGGAACGGGAGGAACTCCCGCCCGTGGGCGAGAGGTCGGCGCTCATCGACTCGGCGGGCCGGGAGATCGCGGTGATCGAGCTGACCGAGGTACGGGTGCTGCCGCTGGGCGACGTCGACCTGCGGCACGCGCTGGACGAGGGCGAGGGCCACACCTCGGTCGCCGAATGGCGCGCGGCCCACGAGCGGTTCTGGCACAGCGACGAGATGCGCGAGGCGCTGGACGACCCGGAGTTCACGGTGAACGACACGACACTGGTCGTCGCGGAGCGGTTCCGGGTGGTGGACCTACGAGGCGGGTTGCCGAACTGA
- a CDS encoding APC family permease, with protein MSTGSSTTSEINTYKGQERALRANRLGTAGLLLSVLAASAPLMTVAGVMPTVYGVMGIVGQPLLYVILGVVLVLFSVGYAEMSRHVHNAGAFYAYIARGLGPTAGAGASLVALVAYNAMQVGIYGLFGFEVSNLFGTYLDTSVAWWIPALAGAVLVAVLGWLKIDLNAKVLGVLLLIEVTLVLIFDVSAVADPSKEGLSLHAFNPDTLTGAGFGTALCFCIAAFVGFEQAPVYAEETNRPHVIVQRVMFLGVGISALFLAIGAWALSLAAGPSSIVAASGKEGPNLLFGLTEGLLGKTFTDVLHVLYVTGMFAAMLSFHNVVARYAFAMGREGLLPARFGRTSKSSGAPSAGSVLQSVFSIVVILIFALTDDKPVGDPTAPVLHLFTWMGNIGAFGVILLMAAAAFAVIAFFVKRGAGGAQAWRLISSGLAGIALVVVAVFTVKDFDVLVGAGPGSSLSWILPAIIGVVLVGGLVLGLVLRATKPEVHARIGLGNEAFELEKAAESQTAEAAPRV; from the coding sequence ATGTCGACGGGCAGTTCGACCACGAGCGAGATAAACACTTACAAGGGGCAGGAGAGAGCGCTCCGCGCGAACCGGCTCGGCACCGCCGGGCTGCTGCTGTCCGTGCTGGCGGCCAGCGCGCCCCTGATGACGGTGGCGGGGGTCATGCCCACCGTCTACGGGGTCATGGGCATCGTCGGTCAGCCGCTGCTCTACGTCATCCTCGGCGTGGTCCTGGTGCTGTTCAGCGTCGGCTACGCCGAGATGAGCCGGCACGTGCACAACGCGGGTGCCTTCTACGCGTACATCGCGCGCGGTCTCGGCCCGACGGCGGGCGCGGGGGCCTCGCTCGTCGCGCTCGTCGCGTACAACGCCATGCAGGTCGGTATCTACGGCCTGTTCGGCTTCGAGGTCTCGAACCTCTTCGGCACCTACCTCGACACGAGCGTGGCCTGGTGGATCCCCGCGCTCGCCGGCGCCGTGCTCGTCGCCGTCCTGGGCTGGCTGAAGATCGACCTCAACGCCAAGGTGCTCGGTGTCCTGCTGCTCATCGAGGTGACCCTGGTCCTGATCTTCGACGTCTCCGCCGTCGCCGACCCGAGCAAGGAGGGCCTGTCCCTCCACGCGTTCAACCCGGACACGCTCACCGGCGCCGGGTTCGGCACCGCGCTCTGCTTCTGCATCGCCGCCTTCGTCGGCTTCGAGCAGGCCCCGGTGTACGCGGAGGAGACCAACCGCCCGCACGTCATCGTGCAGCGCGTGATGTTCCTGGGCGTCGGGATCTCGGCCCTGTTCCTGGCCATCGGCGCCTGGGCGTTGTCCCTCGCTGCCGGGCCCTCCTCGATCGTCGCCGCCTCGGGCAAGGAAGGGCCGAACCTGCTGTTCGGGCTGACCGAGGGGCTGCTCGGCAAGACGTTCACCGATGTGCTGCATGTCCTGTACGTGACCGGCATGTTCGCCGCGATGCTGAGCTTCCACAACGTCGTCGCCCGGTACGCCTTCGCGATGGGCCGCGAGGGGCTGCTGCCCGCCCGCTTCGGCCGCACCAGCAAGTCCAGCGGCGCGCCGTCGGCGGGTTCCGTGCTGCAGTCGGTGTTCTCCATCGTCGTCATCCTGATCTTCGCGCTGACCGACGACAAGCCGGTCGGTGACCCGACGGCGCCGGTGCTGCACCTGTTCACCTGGATGGGCAACATCGGGGCGTTCGGCGTCATCCTGCTGATGGCCGCCGCCGCGTTCGCCGTGATCGCCTTCTTCGTCAAGCGCGGCGCGGGCGGCGCGCAGGCGTGGCGGCTGATCTCCTCGGGGCTCGCCGGTATCGCGCTGGTGGTCGTGGCCGTCTTCACGGTCAAGGACTTCGACGTCCTCGTCGGTGCGGGCCCCGGCTCCTCGCTGAGCTGGATCCTGCCCGCGATCATCGGTGTGGTGCTGGTCGGCGGTCTTGTCCTCGGACTCGTGCTGCGCGCCACCAAGCCCGAGGTGCACGCCAGGATCGGGCTCGGCAACGAGGCGTTCGAGCTGGAGAAGGCCGCCGAGTCGCAGACGGCCGAGGCGGCTCCGCGCGTCTGA
- a CDS encoding molybdopterin-dependent oxidoreductase: MVGVGAAGIVLAPHLQHGLESFLGAAAEKDPTGITGLLPNGGGFRFYNVAASVPNKDASNYQLKIDGLVDRPGTYTLDALRKLPQTRIVRDVQCVTGWRVPKTPFEGVRVSDLLEAAGVRPEGKALRFTCFDGTYSESLTLSQARRDDVLVALKMQDKPISHAHGGPVRLYVAPMYFYKSAKWLSGISVTSEVKPGYWEGYGYDVDGWVGRSNGRDDTPTV; the protein is encoded by the coding sequence ATGGTCGGCGTCGGCGCCGCCGGGATCGTCCTCGCACCGCATCTGCAGCACGGCCTCGAATCGTTCCTGGGCGCGGCCGCCGAGAAGGATCCGACCGGAATCACCGGACTGCTGCCCAACGGCGGGGGCTTCCGCTTCTACAACGTGGCCGCTTCCGTGCCGAACAAGGACGCGAGCAACTACCAGCTGAAGATCGACGGGCTGGTCGACCGGCCCGGCACCTACACGCTGGACGCGCTGCGGAAACTGCCGCAGACCCGGATCGTCCGTGATGTGCAGTGCGTCACGGGATGGCGGGTCCCCAAGACACCGTTCGAGGGCGTCCGGGTCTCCGACCTCCTGGAAGCCGCCGGGGTGCGCCCCGAGGGCAAGGCGCTGCGCTTCACCTGCTTCGACGGCACGTACAGCGAGAGCCTCACGCTCTCGCAGGCCCGCCGCGACGACGTCCTGGTGGCGCTGAAGATGCAGGACAAACCGATATCGCACGCGCACGGCGGTCCGGTACGGCTCTACGTGGCCCCCATGTACTTCTACAAGTCGGCGAAATGGCTCTCCGGGATCTCGGTCACCTCCGAGGTCAAGCCCGGCTACTGGGAGGGGTACGGCTATGACGTCGACGGCTGGGTCGGCAGGTCCAACGGGCGCGACGACACCCCCACCGTCTGA
- a CDS encoding cytochrome b/b6 domain-containing protein, which yields MTSTAGSAGPTGATTPPPSERRGPGRLRRFTRAERWVHRSTAWLMMTCVVTAAFLYVPQLAELVGRRYLVVTVHEWSGILIPVPFLAGLVSRAFRRDLERLNRFIPEDREWLRAVRKRWAWPGARPAGKFNAGQKLYAAWIAGAVLVMVATGLLMWFTGLAPIVWRTSATFIHDWLALAIGIVLFGHIGMAFNDPQARRGMRTGEVERDWAEREHSLWKDGDPPEE from the coding sequence ATGACGTCGACGGCTGGGTCGGCAGGTCCAACGGGCGCGACGACACCCCCACCGTCTGAGCGGCGCGGCCCTGGCCGGCTGCGCCGCTTCACCCGCGCCGAGCGCTGGGTGCACCGGAGCACCGCCTGGCTGATGATGACGTGCGTCGTCACCGCGGCTTTCCTGTACGTCCCGCAGCTGGCCGAACTCGTCGGCCGGCGCTATCTCGTGGTCACCGTCCACGAGTGGTCCGGCATCCTGATCCCGGTGCCGTTCCTGGCCGGGCTCGTCTCCCGCGCCTTCCGCAGGGACCTGGAGCGGCTGAACCGCTTCATCCCCGAGGACCGGGAGTGGCTGCGCGCCGTCCGCAAGCGCTGGGCGTGGCCGGGCGCGCGGCCCGCGGGCAAGTTCAACGCGGGGCAGAAGCTCTACGCGGCCTGGATCGCGGGGGCGGTGCTCGTGATGGTCGCCACGGGGCTGCTGATGTGGTTCACCGGGCTCGCCCCGATCGTGTGGCGCACCAGCGCCACGTTCATCCACGACTGGCTGGCGCTGGCCATCGGGATCGTGCTGTTCGGTCATATCGGCATGGCGTTCAACGACCCGCAGGCCAGGCGCGGGATGCGCACCGGCGAGGTGGAGCGCGACTGGGCGGAGCGGGAGCACTCGCTGTGGAAGGACGGCGACCCGCCCGAGGAGTGA
- a CDS encoding GntP family permease — protein MSHLSVEMLAADAPEPISSAGNAQLGIAVLVGIAVIVVLITVFKLHAFLSLTIGSLALGAVAGAPLDKVITSFTTGLGSTVASVGVLIALGAILGRLLADSGGADQIVDTILAKASARSMPWAMVLIASIVGLPLFFEIGIVLLIPVVLLVAKRGNYSLMRIGIPALAGLSVMHGLIPPHPGPLAAIDALHANLGVTLALGVLVAIPTVIIAGPLFSKYAARWVDVEAPEGMVPQRASEDLEHRPSFGATVCTILLPVVLMLGKALVDVVIDNPDNTGQRVADVVGSPLIALLIAVLVALFTMGRAAGFTKDRLATTVDKSLAPIAGVMLIVAAGGGFKQTLVDAGVGQMILDISKDWSIPALLLAWLIAVAIRIATGSATVATISAAGLVGPLAADMSTTHVALLVLAVGCGSLFFSHVNDAGFWLVKEYFGMSVGQTVKTWSLMETIISVVGLGFVMLLSLIL, from the coding sequence GTGAGCCATCTCAGCGTGGAGATGCTGGCAGCGGATGCCCCGGAGCCGATCTCGTCGGCGGGCAACGCACAGCTCGGCATCGCCGTCCTCGTCGGCATCGCCGTCATCGTCGTCCTCATCACCGTCTTCAAACTGCACGCCTTCCTGTCCCTGACCATCGGTTCGCTGGCGCTCGGCGCCGTGGCCGGTGCGCCGCTGGACAAGGTCATCACCAGCTTCACCACAGGACTCGGCTCCACGGTCGCGAGCGTGGGTGTGCTGATCGCGCTCGGCGCGATACTCGGCAGGCTCCTCGCCGACTCGGGAGGGGCCGACCAGATCGTCGACACGATCCTGGCGAAGGCCAGTGCCCGGTCCATGCCGTGGGCGATGGTGCTGATCGCCTCGATCGTCGGGCTGCCGCTGTTCTTCGAGATCGGCATCGTGCTGCTGATACCCGTGGTGCTGCTGGTCGCCAAGCGCGGCAACTACTCGCTGATGCGCATCGGCATCCCGGCCCTCGCCGGTCTCTCCGTGATGCACGGCCTGATCCCGCCGCACCCCGGTCCGCTCGCCGCGATCGACGCCCTGCACGCCAACCTCGGTGTGACGCTGGCGCTCGGTGTGCTGGTCGCCATCCCGACCGTGATCATCGCCGGGCCGCTGTTCTCGAAGTACGCGGCGCGCTGGGTCGACGTCGAGGCGCCCGAAGGCATGGTGCCGCAGCGCGCCTCCGAGGACCTGGAGCACCGGCCGAGCTTCGGGGCGACGGTCTGCACCATCCTGCTGCCCGTCGTGCTGATGCTCGGCAAGGCGCTCGTGGACGTGGTGATCGACAACCCCGACAACACGGGCCAGCGCGTCGCCGACGTCGTCGGATCGCCGCTGATCGCGCTGCTCATCGCCGTACTCGTCGCCCTGTTCACGATGGGCAGGGCCGCCGGATTCACCAAGGACCGGCTCGCCACGACCGTGGACAAGTCACTCGCGCCGATCGCCGGTGTGATGCTGATCGTCGCCGCGGGCGGCGGCTTCAAGCAGACGCTGGTCGACGCGGGCGTGGGCCAGATGATCCTGGACATCTCCAAGGACTGGTCGATACCCGCCCTGCTGCTGGCCTGGCTGATCGCCGTGGCGATCCGGATCGCCACCGGGTCCGCGACCGTCGCCACCATCTCGGCCGCAGGTCTGGTGGGCCCGCTCGCCGCCGACATGTCGACCACGCATGTGGCCCTGCTGGTGCTGGCGGTGGGCTGCGGCTCGCTCTTCTTCAGCCATGTCAACGACGCCGGATTCTGGCTGGTGAAGGAGTACTTCGGGATGAGCGTCGGGCAGACGGTCAAGACCTGGTCGCTGATGGAGACGATCATCTCCGTGGTCGGCCTCGGCTTCGTCATGCTGCTGTCGCTGATCCTGTAG
- a CDS encoding gluconokinase, whose amino-acid sequence MSTPHVVVVMGVAGTGKTTIGPLVATELDVPYAEGDDFHPPENVAKMSAGTPLDDADRWPWLDAIGAWAHHRAGLGGVVSCSALKRSYRDRLRAAAPGVVFLHLTGDRSLIERRMAERKGHFMPSALLDSQFATLQPLGDDEAGVAVDVSGGPEEIAARAVAALRRTGP is encoded by the coding sequence ATGAGCACCCCCCACGTCGTCGTGGTGATGGGAGTGGCAGGGACAGGGAAGACCACGATCGGCCCGCTCGTCGCCACCGAGCTGGACGTCCCGTACGCCGAGGGCGACGACTTCCACCCCCCGGAGAACGTCGCCAAGATGTCGGCCGGCACCCCGCTGGACGACGCGGACCGGTGGCCCTGGCTCGACGCGATCGGCGCGTGGGCACACCACCGCGCCGGACTCGGCGGGGTGGTCAGCTGCTCGGCGCTCAAGCGGTCCTACCGCGACCGGCTGCGGGCGGCGGCGCCCGGCGTCGTGTTCCTGCACCTGACCGGTGACCGGTCGCTCATCGAACGCCGGATGGCCGAGCGCAAGGGCCACTTCATGCCGTCGGCGCTGCTCGACTCGCAGTTCGCGACGCTCCAGCCGCTGGGGGACGACGAGGCGGGCGTCGCCGTCGACGTGTCCGGCGGCCCCGAGGAGATCGCCGCACGGGCCGTCGCCGCGCTGCGCAGGACCGGCCCCTGA
- a CDS encoding FadR/GntR family transcriptional regulator — MTTEGQGLHTRVLDALGLAITAGEYPQGSVVRTDEVAQRFDVSRTVVREVVRVLESMQLVASRRRVGVTVRPTEEWNVYDPRVIRWRLAGSDRPRQLRSLTVLRSAVEPVAAGLAAVNATPEQCAELTEQALGMVATSRGGRLQEYLVHDIAFHRVVLNASGNEMFARLGDVVAEILAGRTHHQVMFDDPDPAAVTLHVRLAEAVREGEAARAEELTRQIAVGALHELDVLAP, encoded by the coding sequence ATGACCACAGAAGGCCAGGGCCTGCATACCCGTGTGCTGGACGCCCTCGGCCTCGCCATCACCGCGGGCGAATACCCGCAGGGCAGCGTCGTACGCACGGACGAAGTCGCGCAGCGGTTCGATGTGTCCCGCACCGTGGTACGGGAAGTGGTCCGCGTCCTCGAATCGATGCAACTCGTCGCTTCCCGGCGCCGGGTGGGCGTGACCGTACGCCCCACCGAAGAGTGGAACGTCTACGACCCGCGCGTCATCCGCTGGCGCCTCGCTGGCTCCGACCGGCCGCGCCAGCTGCGCTCGCTGACGGTGCTGCGCTCCGCGGTCGAACCGGTCGCCGCCGGGCTCGCCGCCGTCAACGCCACGCCTGAGCAGTGCGCCGAACTCACCGAGCAGGCGCTGGGCATGGTCGCCACCTCCCGGGGCGGCAGGCTCCAGGAATACCTGGTCCACGACATCGCCTTCCACCGGGTGGTGCTCAACGCGTCCGGCAACGAGATGTTCGCCAGGCTCGGTGACGTGGTGGCCGAGATCCTGGCGGGACGCACCCACCACCAGGTGATGTTCGACGACCCCGACCCGGCTGCGGTCACCCTGCACGTACGGCTCGCTGAGGCGGTCAGGGAGGGCGAGGCGGCCAGGGCCGAGGAGCTGACCCGGCAGATCGCCGTCGGCGCCCTGCACGAACTGGATGTCCTCGCGCCCTGA
- a CDS encoding S-(hydroxymethyl)mycothiol dehydrogenase: MSQQVQGVVAPGKNEPVRVETIVVPDPGPGEAVVKVQACGVCHTDLHYKQGGINDEFPFLLGHEAAGLVESVGEGVTDVAPGDFVVLNWRAVCGNCRACLRGRPWYCFNTHNAKQKMTLTDGTELSPALGIGAFAEKTLVAAGQCTKVDPAVSPAVAGLLGCGVMAGIGAAINTGQVGRGDTVAVIGCGGVGDAAVVGARLAGAARIIAVDVDDRKLATARTMGATHTVNSSGTDPVEAIRALTGGFGADVVIEAVGRPETYKQAFYARDLAGTVVLVGVPTPEMTLELPLLDVFGRGGALKSSWYGDCLPSRDFPMLIDLHQQGRIDLEAFVTEKVGLGDVETAFSRMGDGDVLRSVVML, from the coding sequence ATGTCGCAACAGGTACAAGGGGTCGTCGCACCCGGAAAGAACGAGCCGGTGCGGGTCGAGACGATCGTTGTACCGGATCCCGGCCCCGGCGAGGCCGTGGTGAAGGTGCAGGCGTGCGGCGTCTGCCACACCGATCTGCACTACAAGCAGGGCGGGATCAACGACGAGTTCCCGTTCCTGCTCGGGCACGAGGCGGCGGGTCTGGTCGAATCGGTCGGCGAAGGGGTCACGGACGTGGCACCGGGCGATTTCGTCGTCCTCAACTGGCGCGCCGTGTGCGGCAACTGCCGTGCCTGTCTGCGCGGCAGGCCCTGGTACTGCTTCAACACCCACAACGCGAAGCAGAAGATGACCCTGACCGACGGCACGGAGCTGTCGCCGGCGCTCGGTATCGGCGCGTTCGCGGAGAAGACCCTGGTCGCCGCCGGGCAGTGCACCAAGGTCGACCCGGCCGTGTCCCCGGCCGTGGCGGGACTGCTCGGCTGCGGGGTGATGGCGGGCATCGGCGCCGCGATCAACACCGGCCAGGTCGGCAGGGGCGACACGGTCGCCGTGATCGGCTGCGGCGGGGTCGGTGACGCGGCCGTGGTCGGCGCGCGCCTCGCGGGCGCCGCCCGGATCATCGCCGTCGACGTCGACGACCGGAAGCTGGCGACGGCCAGGACGATGGGCGCCACCCACACCGTCAACTCGTCGGGGACGGATCCCGTCGAGGCGATCCGCGCCCTCACCGGCGGGTTCGGCGCCGATGTCGTCATCGAGGCGGTCGGCCGCCCCGAGACGTACAAGCAGGCGTTCTACGCCCGCGATCTGGCCGGCACCGTCGTCTTGGTGGGGGTGCCCACCCCGGAGATGACGCTCGAACTGCCGCTGCTGGACGTCTTCGGCCGCGGCGGCGCGCTCAAGTCGTCCTGGTACGGCGACTGTCTGCCGTCCCGGGACTTCCCGATGCTCATCGATCTGCACCAGCAGGGCAGGATCGATCTGGAGGCGTTCGTCACCGAGAAGGTGGGCCTGGGCGACGTCGAGACGGCGTTCTCCCGCATGGGCGACGGCGATGTGCTGCGTTCGGTCGTGATGCTCTGA
- a CDS encoding MBL fold metallo-hydrolase: MAARIDHLVTSGTFSLDGGTWDVDNNVWIVGDDSEAIVIDAAHDAGTIETALGGRVLRAIISTHGHDDHIDAAPELAAMTDAPVMLHPDDLQLWKQTHPGLAPDEELSDGQTITIGGTTLTVLHTPGHTPGAICLYAPALGTVFTGDTLFQGGPGATGRSFSDFPTIINSIRDRLFTLPPETVVRTGHGDSTTIGDESPHLDEWIQRGS, translated from the coding sequence ATGGCTGCCCGTATCGACCACCTCGTCACCTCAGGCACCTTCTCCCTCGACGGCGGCACCTGGGACGTCGACAACAACGTCTGGATCGTCGGGGACGACTCCGAGGCGATCGTCATCGACGCCGCGCACGACGCCGGCACGATCGAGACGGCGCTCGGCGGCCGCGTCCTGCGCGCGATCATCTCCACCCACGGCCATGACGACCACATCGACGCGGCCCCCGAACTGGCCGCGATGACCGACGCGCCCGTCATGCTCCACCCCGACGACCTCCAGCTCTGGAAGCAGACCCACCCGGGTCTCGCCCCGGACGAGGAACTGTCCGACGGGCAGACCATCACCATCGGCGGCACGACCCTGACCGTGCTGCACACACCGGGCCACACACCGGGCGCGATCTGCCTGTACGCGCCCGCACTCGGCACGGTCTTCACCGGCGACACGCTGTTCCAGGGCGGCCCCGGCGCGACGGGACGGTCCTTCTCGGACTTCCCGACGATCATCAACTCGATCCGCGACCGGCTGTTCACGCTCCCGCCCGAGACCGTCGTACGTACCGGGCACGGCGATTCGACCACCATCGGCGACGAGTCACCGCACCTGGACGAATGGATTCAGCGCGGCAGTTGA